Proteins encoded in a region of the Paramagnetospirillum magneticum AMB-1 genome:
- a CDS encoding DUF4159 domain-containing protein — MLVRFAGPLQVQAAQTDPLLPVRLLAGGRALGGVLSWTTPMRLAPFPEASPFHGLAVPEDVEVRSQVLAEPGLDLNARTWASLTDGTPLVTAERRGRGMVVLIHTSANAEWGNLALSGLFVDMLRRLAALSQGAAGPAAMGGPLAPAELLDGLGRLAPASGIAAPMERDALASTRPQPRHPPGFYGPAERRAAFNLGPALPPANRFVPPSGAAVTPVGESRPGLDLGPPLLLAALVLALADMAATLALRGLLWRVALLALALWPSGPARAETFALEAGLATRLGCVATHDAGMDRLCLAGLRGLSARLAERSTAELAEPMLVNPERDPVVFFPLLYWRVTPNQPQPSEQAVEKLNAYMAKGGVIVFDTGDEGQAGAGPNTAELERLRRLVAGLALPPLAPMGADHVLTRSFYLLKSVPGRWDGATLWVSQGAEAGNDGVSPVVVGGNDWIAAWAVDERGRPLHAVVPGGERQRELAYRFGINLVIYAFTGNYKADQVHLPAIMDRLKR, encoded by the coding sequence GTGCTGGTGCGCTTCGCCGGTCCCCTGCAGGTCCAGGCCGCCCAGACCGATCCGCTGCTGCCCGTGCGCCTGCTGGCGGGAGGGCGCGCTTTGGGCGGCGTGTTGTCCTGGACCACGCCCATGCGCCTTGCCCCCTTCCCCGAGGCCTCGCCCTTCCACGGTCTTGCCGTCCCCGAGGATGTGGAGGTCCGTTCCCAGGTGCTGGCCGAGCCCGGCCTCGACCTCAACGCCCGCACCTGGGCCAGCCTGACCGACGGCACGCCGCTGGTCACCGCCGAGCGCCGCGGCAGGGGAATGGTGGTGCTGATCCACACCAGCGCCAACGCCGAGTGGGGCAATCTGGCCCTGTCGGGCCTGTTCGTCGACATGCTGCGCCGTCTGGCCGCCCTGTCCCAGGGGGCTGCGGGACCGGCGGCCATGGGCGGCCCCCTGGCCCCCGCCGAACTCCTGGACGGTCTGGGGCGGCTGGCCCCGGCCAGCGGCATCGCCGCCCCCATGGAGCGCGACGCCCTGGCCTCGACCCGCCCCCAGCCCCGCCATCCGCCCGGCTTCTATGGACCGGCCGAGCGGCGCGCCGCCTTCAATCTCGGCCCGGCCCTCCCCCCCGCCAACCGCTTCGTGCCGCCGTCCGGCGCCGCTGTCACCCCGGTGGGCGAAAGCCGGCCCGGCCTGGATCTCGGCCCGCCCCTGTTGCTGGCGGCGCTGGTTCTCGCCCTGGCCGACATGGCCGCCACCCTGGCGCTGCGGGGCCTGCTGTGGCGGGTGGCGCTCCTCGCCCTGGCGCTGTGGCCATCGGGACCGGCGCGGGCGGAAACTTTCGCCCTGGAGGCCGGGCTGGCCACCCGCCTGGGCTGCGTCGCCACCCATGATGCCGGCATGGACCGCCTGTGCCTGGCGGGTCTGCGCGGCCTGTCGGCCCGGCTGGCGGAACGCTCCACCGCCGAACTGGCCGAGCCCATGCTGGTGAACCCGGAGCGCGACCCGGTGGTGTTCTTCCCCCTGCTGTACTGGCGGGTCACTCCCAACCAGCCGCAACCCTCGGAGCAGGCGGTGGAGAAGCTCAACGCCTACATGGCCAAGGGGGGCGTGATCGTGTTCGACACCGGCGACGAAGGCCAGGCGGGCGCCGGCCCCAACACCGCCGAGCTGGAGCGTCTGCGCCGACTGGTGGCCGGTCTCGCCCTGCCGCCCCTGGCCCCCATGGGGGCCGACCATGTGCTGACCCGCTCGTTCTATCTGTTGAAAAGCGTGCCGGGCCGCTGGGACGGCGCCACCTTGTGGGTGAGCCAGGGCGCCGAAGCGGGCAATGACGGCGTCTCGCCAGTGGTGGTGGGCGGCAACGACTGGATCGCCGCCTGGGCGGTGGACGAACGCGGACGGCCCCTCCATGCCGTGGTGCCGGGTGGCGAGCGCCAGCGGGAACTGGCCTATCGCTTCGGCATCAATCTGGTGATCTATGCCTTCACCGGCAATTACAAAGCCGATCAGGTCCACCTGCCGGCCATCATGGACAGGTTGAAGCGATGA